In one Mustela lutreola isolate mMusLut2 chromosome 8, mMusLut2.pri, whole genome shotgun sequence genomic region, the following are encoded:
- the ANKRD33 gene encoding LOW QUALITY PROTEIN: photoreceptor ankyrin repeat protein (The sequence of the model RefSeq protein was modified relative to this genomic sequence to represent the inferred CDS: substituted 1 base at 1 genomic stop codon): MSESSSCPTGQETPAPGCRLGALYWGCVRNDPVQLQATLDGGVSPEEATEVDGNGRTGLMVACYRGFESVVALLSRCPFLDVNQQDKEGDTALMLAAQAGHVPLVSLLLNYYPGLDLERRDQRGLTALMKAAVRNRSECVAALLMAGADLTAVDPLRGKTALEWALLTDSFDTVQRIRALLRRPQIEQLSQHYQPEWPALPGLVAQAQAQAQATPSLLERLQATLSLPFAQSPQEGGVLDHLVTITTSLASPFLTTACHTLCPDQPPALGTRSKSVPELLGTAPPPPPAPQPPQVVAGSRVLIPYQSRQGVLSMCPQWLQPRDSSSPRPPNPKIRLSKAPSSYTQYKPEPRRRENQSLALPVWRYQELRMERKRREEEEGRXAQN; encoded by the exons ATGTCTGAGTCTTCATCCTGCCCCACCGGCCAGGAGACCCCTGCCCCAGGCTGTAGGCTGGGGGCCTTGTACTGGGGCTGTGTCCGCAATGACCCTGTCCAGCTTCAAGCCACGTTGGATGGTGGGGTCTCCCCAGAAGAAGCCACCGAGGTGGATGGCAACGGGAGG ACAGGTCTCATGGTTGCCTGCTACCGAGGCTTCGAGAGTGTTGTGGCTCTGCTCAGCCGCTGCCCTTTCCTCGATGTGAACCAGCAGGATAAAGAAGGGGACACTGCCCTCATGCTGGCTGCCCAAGCAG GCCATGTGCCTCTGGTGAGTCTTCTGCTCAACTATTACCCGGGCCTGGACCTGGAGCGCCGAGACCAGCGGGGGCTAACAGCACTGATGAAAGCTGCTGTGCGGAACCGTTCGGAATGCGTGGCTGCCCTCCTCATGGCAG GTGCTGACCTGACAGCGGTGGATCCTCTTCGGGGCAAGACGGCCCTAGAATGGGCACTGCTGACCGACAGCTTCGACACTGTGCAGAGGATCCGGGCGCTGCTGCGGCGCCCCCAAATAGAGCAGCTGAGCCAGCATTACCAGCCCGAGTGGCCAGCCTTGCCTGGGCTCGTGgctcaggcccaggcccaggcccaggctaCCCCATCTCTCCTAGAGCGACTGCAGGCCACTTTGAGCCTCCCCTTTGCCCAGTCTCCTCAGGAGGGGGGTGTCCTGGACCACCTCGTGACCATCACCACCAGCCTGGCCAGTCCCTTCCTCACCACGGCCTGCCATACCCTGTGCCCTGACCAGCCACCTGCGCTGGGCACCCGAAGCAAGTCTGTGCCAGAGCTGCTAGgcactgccccaccccctcccccagccccccaacccccccaggTAGTCGCTGGCTCCCGGGTCCTCATCCCCTACCAGAGCCGTCAGGGTGTGCTGAGTATGTGCCCTCAGTGGCTACAGCCCAGGGACAGTAGTAGCCCCAGGCCCCCAAACCCCAAGATCCGCCTCTCCAAGGCACCCTCATCTTACACACAGTACAAGCCAGAGCCCAGGCGCAGAGAGAATCAAAGCCTAGCCCTTCCTGTCTGGAGATACCAGGAGCTcaggatggagaggaagaggagggaggaggaggagggtaggTGAGCACAGAATTAG